The bacterium genome contains the following window.
GCTTGGAAAATCGCAAACGCTTACAAGAAGAATTAGTTGGTAAAGAGAACGACTTATTTAATTATCGCTCTGCGACATTAGTTTCCAAGTCTAAAACCGCCCGCGAGCGTGTGACTGACTTAACAGATCAACTCGACAAGAAGACCTCCGAATTAAATCAGTCAAACCAAACCTTAACAGCGCAGGAAGCAGAGCTTACAGCACTCGAAGATCGCTTAAAAGTGCTTCGTTTTGAGTACGAGTCAATCGTTTCTGAACTTGAGAACCGCCGTGAAAATGAGCATGCTAGAAGAATCGAGTTGGCCCAGGCTGAAGCTGAACTTAAGTCAATGCATGAGCGCAGTGCGGGCATTGGTGCGAAAATCCAAACCCTCAGTAATGAACGCGATGCACGTGAGAAGGTTAAAGCCGAAGCTAGTCTTAAACTAGCCAATTTAGTGGCGGAGCGTGAACGAGTACTTAGTCGTCGTGCGGAACGTGATTTTGAAGTTAGTGATAAGCTGCGGATTGAGTTGCAGGATCTTTCAGGAACGGAACGCAGTCTCACTGAACAACTAGAAGCATTAAAAATCGAAATCGCTCAATGTGAAGGCGAGATTCAGGCCTTTGAAAATCACTTACGCGAAGGTCTTTCACGTTCGGCAGACGATCCTAAGGCTAAAGAATTACTCAGCCATGTGCTCGAGGCTGAAGGGTTGCAATCTGTCTATGCACTGATTACTGTTCCTGCCGAGTATGAAAGGGCGCTTGCGGCGTGCCTCGCAGAGAAAACCACTTATTTTGTGACTCATGATGTGCAGCGTACTGCTAAGGCTCATGGCGAGAATCTAAAGATGCTCGACCTTAAAGTGGGCTTTGTCGGTAAGTCTTCAAATACATTTACCGATCAAGATAGCATCGACCGAGTTCTTGAAGCGTATCACGGGGTCGTGCAGTTATCGAAAATAGTAAAGATCGAAACTGGTTATAGCGAAGCGATTAAACCACTACTTGAACATGCTTTTGTTGTGAAAGATACAAATCAGGCCTTTGATTTAATTGCCACGTTTAGGGCAGAGAATATTTATCAAATATTTTGCGTTACTCCTGATGGCGTGCGTATTACCGAAACAGAATGGTCGTTACCGGACAGGCGCGAGGCCTTGCTTTCATTAAGACGATTGCAGGATGAAAAGCAACAGTTAAGATCAAAGCTCGGGGAACTTGTGATTGCCAAGGAAGCTGAGCGTTCTGAAACAACACAATTAGTATTACGACTGCGTGAAGAAATTACTCGCGAAGAAGAGCGTCTCGACCAGGCATACACTGAGGAATTAAATCGTCTCAGTTCTGAAATCGGTTCACTTGAAGGACTTGCTAATTTTGAAACTAAGCGTAACGGTGAACTTGGGTTAGAAATTTCTTCGTTACAAAATGACCTAGCTCAAATTTCTAGTACGATTGGCAATTTAAGTGCCTTGCTTGCGCCACAAATGCAACATACAGATCACGAACGTAGTCTTGAAGAATTAAACTCTCAACGTGACAAATTACATCAAGATCTTGAGCAGTTCGAAACTAAGCGACAAACACTCCGCGAAAATGTTGTTGGATTGCGCTTAGCTCTCGACCAGCAGCGTCGTGAGCGTGATGAAATTTACTTTGCGCATAACCAAGAAGGTGTTGCGCTTGAACGCTTCGATGTGCAGGGGCGGTATTTAGTGGAAAACATGCTCCAGAAATACGAGGGTAATTATCAATTGCCTAGTTTAGAGACTGCATTGAGCTTGCTTGATGGTATCGAGCCAAATGAAAATTATGAAACAAGCTTAGAAGAAGAGATTCAGAACATTGGGCGACGACTTGAGCGCGAAGGCGGCGTCGATCCAGAAGTTGCAGATCAGTATTTACTCGAAAAAGATCGCTTTGAAAAACTCGAATTACAATACACGGATTTAAAAGAAGCTAAGACTAGCTTAGAAAAAACGATCGCTGAATTACGTGAAATTTCAAGTAATCGATTTATTGAAACTTTCGAGAGTGTGCGTGGGCATTTCGAAGATTTAGTGCCGCGCCTTTTTGGTGGCGGTTCGGGAACGATTGAGCTTGTGGGAGAAGGAGATTTATTTTCTAAAGGTGTGCAGATTTCTGTGCGTCCTCCAGGGAAGAAGCTACGCAGTTTAGAACTAATGTCGGGGGGTGAAAAGGCGCTTTCTGCGACAGCACTACTACTGGCAATGTTTTTACACCGGCCAACGCCAATCTGTGTGCTTGATGAAGTTGATGCACCGCTTGATGATGCAAACCTGGAAAGATTTTTACGCTTAATCCGAGAGATTTCTGATCGTACGAATTTTTTAATTATCACGCACAACCATGCCAGTATGTCAGCGATGGATCGCTTAATTGGCATTACCATGCAGGAAAAAGGTGTAACTAAGGCACTCTCAGTCACGCTCGATCAAGCAGTAGAGACTCTTGAGCAGGCCCAAATGATGTAACATAACCCTGCACTAGTGGTTGCAGGGTTTGACTGAGTGATTAAATATGCTCTTTTCTGATCTAGTTTAAGCAATCTGTCTAACCGTTCAGCAAGAGGCAACAACAATTTTTAACTCTAAGCATTAAATTAATGGAAATGGACTTAATTATTCTTTCAGACATATTGATCAGTGATCGTCAAACTTTAGTGGCAGTGCTACTACTACTTGCCACTTTATTGGCAGTTTTAATGTACGTGCGAATTGCGCGTAAACGTCAAGTTATTGAGTCCACTCTAGAACAAACTCAAGCGCAAGCGACTGCAAAATCGAGCGGCAAGGTTGCTGTAAATATTGAGCAAGCGACTGTCCCACAAACTACTCAGACTAGCGCCTTGAGCGCGCCAATCGTTGCTGATGCTTCTGTCCTTTTGGAGACTAAGCAAGACTTCATGGCAAAGACGCGCACAAATGTTTTTGGACGTCTGAGAAACTTATTTACGTCGCAAAGTGTAAATTTTGAAAGTGCAAAAACACAGATTGAAGAAGCTCTATTGGCCGGTGACTTAGGTGTTAAAACCACAG
Protein-coding sequences here:
- a CDS encoding AAA family ATPase, yielding MRIKRIEIFGFKSFLERFSLTFDQPMIGIIGPNGCGKSNVVDSLRWVLGETNARQLRGSTLEDLIFNGTQTRRPLGMVEVSLTLKNSEPALSSHAYTQQTQSNVVPLRPEYSQPEFQEATAELGASTANSVELSSSFKEAFPELLSAAEIELTRRLYRSGESEYLINKIPCRLRDFIEFYRVLGLGPRALSIVEQGQVGDVISRKPQELRELIEETAGIAGFRAKIEVSERELRTTAQNILRLEDILREVEKQVATLRRQAKRLENRKRLQEELVGKENDLFNYRSATLVSKSKTARERVTDLTDQLDKKTSELNQSNQTLTAQEAELTALEDRLKVLRFEYESIVSELENRRENEHARRIELAQAEAELKSMHERSAGIGAKIQTLSNERDAREKVKAEASLKLANLVAERERVLSRRAERDFEVSDKLRIELQDLSGTERSLTEQLEALKIEIAQCEGEIQAFENHLREGLSRSADDPKAKELLSHVLEAEGLQSVYALITVPAEYERALAACLAEKTTYFVTHDVQRTAKAHGENLKMLDLKVGFVGKSSNTFTDQDSIDRVLEAYHGVVQLSKIVKIETGYSEAIKPLLEHAFVVKDTNQAFDLIATFRAENIYQIFCVTPDGVRITETEWSLPDRREALLSLRRLQDEKQQLRSKLGELVIAKEAERSETTQLVLRLREEITREEERLDQAYTEELNRLSSEIGSLEGLANFETKRNGELGLEISSLQNDLAQISSTIGNLSALLAPQMQHTDHERSLEELNSQRDKLHQDLEQFETKRQTLRENVVGLRLALDQQRRERDEIYFAHNQEGVALERFDVQGRYLVENMLQKYEGNYQLPSLETALSLLDGIEPNENYETSLEEEIQNIGRRLEREGGVDPEVADQYLLEKDRFEKLELQYTDLKEAKTSLEKTIAELREISSNRFIETFESVRGHFEDLVPRLFGGGSGTIELVGEGDLFSKGVQISVRPPGKKLRSLELMSGGEKALSATALLLAMFLHRPTPICVLDEVDAPLDDANLERFLRLIREISDRTNFLIITHNHASMSAMDRLIGITMQEKGVTKALSVTLDQAVETLEQAQMM